A single genomic interval of Terriglobia bacterium harbors:
- a CDS encoding HAMP domain-containing protein — translation MLQRRLIIAFLAATVVPLAATLWIATALLDRSLAYTTTNELDQLSKSLEQTAREFYQQARQDLKEDALAGRSPATRYVTSAMQNWPPPVQEFWESAEPERFVQSGEGGNRIDYLVRSANGVLVYSRDLGSIRMQQLSDEYRNAREAVTEAQNRDLRRGLINTLLVLVVAVWLFALASLIYLAHRISRPIQELTGGLSDLASGNLQVRLTAKGNDETGQAIRAFNNMAEQLQQSRDRLVYLTQIASWQLLARKMAHELKNSLTPIRLTVEEIAARQTETDRQFMDRAVQIVVEEIESLERRVRAFSEFSSEPERRPSVLDINALVMERLSLLKPGRSGVSHDTRLAAGAPRAFADADQVKGIVTNLLQNAAEAVGEAGHVLAVTTTADGKVFVEIHDSGPGLSEEAMRSLFEPTITFKKGGMGLGLSITRKSALLNGGDILHVRSELGGAAFRVVLPKAE, via the coding sequence TTGCTTCAGAGAAGACTCATTATCGCGTTCCTCGCGGCCACCGTCGTCCCGCTCGCTGCGACGCTCTGGATTGCCACCGCCTTACTGGACCGCAGCCTCGCCTACACCACCACGAATGAGTTGGATCAGCTTTCAAAGTCGCTCGAACAGACAGCCCGTGAGTTTTATCAGCAGGCGCGGCAGGACCTTAAAGAAGATGCGCTCGCGGGCCGCAGTCCCGCCACTCGCTATGTCACGAGTGCCATGCAGAACTGGCCCCCGCCGGTGCAGGAGTTCTGGGAGAGTGCAGAACCCGAACGCTTCGTTCAATCCGGGGAGGGTGGCAACCGCATCGACTATCTGGTTCGTAGTGCGAACGGCGTTCTGGTCTACTCCCGGGATCTGGGCTCGATCCGGATGCAACAGCTTTCGGACGAATATCGGAATGCGAGAGAAGCCGTCACCGAGGCCCAGAATCGAGATCTCCGGCGCGGTTTGATCAATACGCTCCTGGTCCTTGTCGTCGCTGTATGGTTGTTCGCGCTGGCGTCTCTTATCTATCTCGCTCATCGAATCAGCCGGCCGATTCAGGAACTGACGGGTGGTCTCTCGGACCTGGCTTCCGGAAACCTTCAAGTACGCCTCACGGCCAAAGGCAACGACGAAACCGGACAGGCCATCCGCGCATTCAACAACATGGCCGAGCAACTGCAGCAGAGCCGCGATCGGCTTGTGTACCTGACGCAGATTGCCAGTTGGCAGCTTCTCGCGAGAAAAATGGCGCATGAACTCAAGAATTCGCTGACGCCGATTCGTCTGACGGTGGAAGAAATCGCCGCCAGGCAGACCGAGACCGATAGGCAGTTCATGGATCGCGCGGTGCAGATCGTTGTCGAAGAGATCGAGTCTCTTGAGCGGCGAGTGCGGGCGTTTTCCGAGTTTTCGAGTGAGCCGGAACGGCGGCCGTCAGTTCTGGATATCAATGCGCTGGTAATGGAGCGGCTCTCGTTGCTCAAGCCCGGCCGTTCCGGCGTTTCGCACGACACCCGGCTGGCGGCGGGCGCTCCCCGCGCATTTGCGGACGCAGATCAGGTAAAAGGTATCGTGACAAACCTCCTGCAGAATGCGGCCGAGGCGGTAGGCGAAGCGGGACATGTGTTGGCCGTAACCACGACCGCCGATGGTAAAGTCTTCGTCGAAATTCATGATTCGGGTCCTGGACTCAGCGAAGAGGCGATGCGTTCTCTGTTTGAACCGACAATCACTTTCAAGAAGGGTGGAATGGGCCTCGGGCTCTCCATCACCCGCAAAAGTGCGTTGCTCAATGGCGGCGACATCCTTCACGTCCGAAGCGAACTTGGCGGAGCGGCATTCCGTGTCGTGCTGCCGAAGGCGGAATAG
- a CDS encoding BamA/TamA family outer membrane protein yields MKRSILLSIVFFLSCFAGLAAPQQAPEGVNPKGIVESAGISGVDAGEISEDLRNAIHQLTGKPYDQNAADELIVRIQAESPAFTAAARLAPGSDCNSVKLLFVIQKQGAGPHAEANVNSRYTVERVDIEGADHPKLHQTIQDEMQKLVGEKLDQDKADQILHEISRQLQPSYTVKKKVTKGSDPQHVVLIYEIQKARLIPQLDIPPDRVVYHSKQNFSLDPSLPIDMGQNNRILLGFADDQDALLERFAGFSFGYENTKVGTDHLGVALRYARYHERWQPSTVLADRNSIDRERNTFDPSITFGFDPRLRLTAGLSLSGMQIQYPAIHDANAGAVTASLNFHNVWADAAQDRHKVEAGYDFRAGNHELDSDFIYTRHVLHAQYVYGQNKNQLSFSFIGGHLSGNAPMFERFSLGNTDTLRGWNKFDIAPAGGNRMLYGSVQYGFGKPSIGQFNINTDQGIHVGQIRSGFHIFYDVGAVGNSGMPIIARHSAGFGIGGHTFFMELGFPIRSSRVEPVFTTGFRF; encoded by the coding sequence ATGAAACGATCGATTCTGCTCTCCATTGTTTTCTTCCTGTCCTGTTTTGCCGGCCTGGCTGCACCGCAGCAGGCGCCCGAAGGCGTCAATCCAAAAGGGATTGTCGAGAGCGCCGGGATCTCGGGTGTCGACGCCGGTGAGATCAGTGAGGACCTGCGCAATGCGATACATCAGCTCACGGGCAAACCCTACGACCAGAATGCCGCGGATGAACTGATCGTGCGAATCCAGGCCGAAAGCCCCGCATTCACGGCGGCGGCCAGGCTCGCTCCGGGTAGCGATTGCAATTCGGTCAAGCTTCTCTTTGTTATTCAGAAACAAGGCGCCGGGCCGCACGCCGAGGCAAACGTCAATTCCCGTTACACCGTCGAGCGTGTGGATATTGAAGGGGCTGACCATCCCAAGCTCCATCAGACGATCCAGGATGAGATGCAAAAGCTTGTCGGCGAGAAGCTCGACCAGGACAAAGCGGATCAGATCCTTCACGAGATCAGTCGACAACTGCAGCCCTCCTATACCGTCAAGAAAAAGGTCACAAAGGGCAGCGATCCCCAGCATGTCGTCCTGATATACGAGATTCAGAAGGCGCGCTTGATCCCGCAACTCGATATCCCGCCGGATCGGGTCGTCTACCACTCGAAGCAGAACTTCAGCCTGGACCCATCGCTTCCGATCGACATGGGCCAGAACAATCGTATCCTTCTGGGTTTTGCCGACGATCAGGACGCCCTGCTCGAACGGTTTGCCGGGTTCTCCTTCGGATATGAGAATACAAAAGTGGGCACCGACCATCTCGGCGTCGCGCTACGCTATGCGCGCTACCACGAACGCTGGCAGCCATCCACGGTTTTGGCCGACAGGAACAGCATCGATCGCGAACGCAACACCTTCGATCCGAGTATCACGTTCGGGTTCGATCCACGGCTTCGGCTGACTGCGGGTCTAAGTCTTTCCGGGATGCAGATCCAATACCCGGCGATACACGACGCGAATGCCGGCGCGGTCACGGCGTCATTGAATTTTCACAATGTCTGGGCGGACGCGGCACAGGACCGCCACAAGGTTGAAGCCGGTTATGACTTCCGCGCGGGCAATCACGAGCTCGACAGTGACTTTATCTACACCCGTCATGTGCTGCACGCCCAATACGTGTATGGCCAGAATAAGAATCAGTTGTCGTTCTCGTTCATTGGCGGCCACCTTTCCGGAAACGCCCCCATGTTCGAACGCTTTTCGTTGGGGAACACCGACACGCTTCGGGGATGGAACAAATTCGATATCGCGCCGGCGGGCGGAAATCGGATGCTTTACGGATCCGTTCAGTACGGCTTCGGCAAGCCCTCGATCGGACAATTCAACATCAATACCGACCAGGGCATTCATGTCGGCCAGATCCGCTCGGGTTTCCACATTTTTTATGACGTAGGAGCGGTCGGAAACTCCGGAATGCCGATCATCGCAAGGCATTCGGCAGGTTTCGGAATCGGCGGCCACACTTTTTTCATGGAGCTGGGATTCCCGATCCGTTCGAGCCGCGTGGAGCCTGTTTTTACAACGGGGTTCCGGTTTTGA